One part of the Scatophagus argus isolate fScaArg1 chromosome 12, fScaArg1.pri, whole genome shotgun sequence genome encodes these proteins:
- the LOC124068033 gene encoding uncharacterized protein LOC124068033 isoform X4 gives MEQEGSRQQIPEMPEREEMASSNSIELQPISSQRKKDQQEKNHHSGCKNTYLVLYLEMLLKEPQSPDLKNVIICDISDQLHDWHDIDININLNLDLPTNQSDKNSSDLLSTSSTTKFEIKYQELKKHFGQNIPHPERGKQYDDIMSLHTKKKLGVHQVVAGPLLLYLVNHYRKKHKGIGKQYAFAVVVLKDRLVISAPAYPKRQEKNKDNDNKHSEEFLIEKLCTFFQKYRKNVENIYIYTTNSPCLKREKKHLISCMFKLLHKSCEWLTEYGFLTTVIFSEFYGFSGSNYFQKADISDILDGYSNKCQGDSFVLNYEDFNKLKPGDIRTVLDIEPKHRKQQLDVVNSALKEIKSETKNLCLINEEYLNHGKKIIQDKMHNQPEKTINTLIGEWNKMVDRSFEEYQRKQITSDFNTAVVHVFEKELKSSFGSNCPLQLYHLVSRSENILN, from the exons ATGGAG CAGGAGGGCAGCAGGCAACAAATTCCAGAAATgcctgagagagaagagatggcATCAAGCAATTCGATCGAGCTACAACCTATCTCATCTCAAAG GAAAAAGGACCAGCAGGAGAAGAACCATCACTCTGGCTGCAAGAACACTTATCTAGTTTTGTATTTGGAAATGTTACTTAAAGAGCCTCAGTCACCTGAC ttgaaaaatgtcataattTGTGACATCTCAGACCAGTTACATGACTGGCATGATATAGATATTAACATAAATCTAAATTTAGACTTACCTACAAATCAATCAGACAAAAACTCAAGTGATCTACTTTCAACATCAAGCAcaacaaaatttgaaataaaatatcaggAGTTGAAAAAGCATTTTGGACAAAATATACCACATCCTGAGAGGGGTAAGCAGTATGATGACATAATGTCtttgcatacaaaaaaaaaattaggagTACATCAAGTCGTTGCAGGACCGCTCTTGCTTTATCTCGTAAATCACTACCGTAAGAAACACAAAGGAATTGGCAAACAATATgcctttgctgttgttgttttgaaagaCAGACTTGTAATTTCAGCTCCTGCTTACCCAAAAAGACAGGAGAAGAATAAAGACAATGATAATAAGCACAGTGAGGAATTTCTAATTGAAAaactttgtacattttttcaaaagtatagaaaaaatgtggaaaatatttatatttatacaacCAACAGCCCatgtttgaaaagagaaaaaaaacatcttatcTCTTGCATGTTCAAACTTTTACATAAATCCTGTGAATGGCTAACTGAATATGGGTTTCTCACCACTGTGATATTCTCAGAGTTTTATGGATTTAGTGGctcaaattattttcaaaaggCTGACATTTCAGATATTTTGGATGGCTATTCCAATAAATGCCAAGGCGACTCCTTTGTATTAAACTACGAggattttaataaattaaaaccaGGAGATATTAGGACAGTCTTGGACATTGAACCCAAGCATAGAAAGCAGCAATTGGATGTTGTGAACTCTGCTCTCAAAGAAATtaagagtgaaacaaaaaactTGTGTCTGATAAATGAAGAATATTTGAACCATGGAAAGAAAATTATCCAAGATAAAATGCATAACCAACCAGAAAAGACAATTAATACTCTGATTGGGGAATGGAATAAAATGGTAGATAGAAGTTTTGAGGAATATCAAAGAAAACAGATCACATCAGATTTCAATACTGCAGTGGTTCATGTTTTTGAGAAAGAGCTGAAGTCATCATTTGGGAGCAACTGCCCTTTACAGCTTTACCACCTTGTGTCCAGAAGTGAGAATATACTgaattga
- the LOC124068033 gene encoding uncharacterized protein LOC124068033 isoform X3: protein MPEREEMASSNSIELQPISSQRKKDQQEKNHHSGCKNTYLVLYLEMLLKEPQSPDLLNTSQYGNISGSIDLKNVIICDISDQLHDWHDIDININLNLDLPTNQSDKNSSDLLSTSSTTKFEIKYQELKKHFGQNIPHPERGKQYDDIMSLHTKKKLGVHQVVAGPLLLYLVNHYRKKHKGIGKQYAFAVVVLKDRLVISAPAYPKRQEKNKDNDNKHSEEFLIEKLCTFFQKYRKNVENIYIYTTNSPCLKREKKHLISCMFKLLHKSCEWLTEYGFLTTVIFSEFYGFSGSNYFQKADISDILDGYSNKCQGDSFVLNYEDFNKLKPGDIRTVLDIEPKHRKQQLDVVNSALKEIKSETKNLCLINEEYLNHGKKIIQDKMHNQPEKTINTLIGEWNKMVDRSFEEYQRKQITSDFNTAVVHVFEKELKSSFGSNCPLQLYHLVSRSENILN, encoded by the exons ATgcctgagagagaagagatggcATCAAGCAATTCGATCGAGCTACAACCTATCTCATCTCAAAG GAAAAAGGACCAGCAGGAGAAGAACCATCACTCTGGCTGCAAGAACACTTATCTAGTTTTGTATTTGGAAATGTTACTTAAAGAGCCTCAGTCACCTGACTTGCTCAATACAAGTCAATATGGAAATATTAGTGGTTCAATCgatttgaaaaatgtcataattTGTGACATCTCAGACCAGTTACATGACTGGCATGATATAGATATTAACATAAATCTAAATTTAGACTTACCTACAAATCAATCAGACAAAAACTCAAGTGATCTACTTTCAACATCAAGCAcaacaaaatttgaaataaaatatcaggAGTTGAAAAAGCATTTTGGACAAAATATACCACATCCTGAGAGGGGTAAGCAGTATGATGACATAATGTCtttgcatacaaaaaaaaaattaggagTACATCAAGTCGTTGCAGGACCGCTCTTGCTTTATCTCGTAAATCACTACCGTAAGAAACACAAAGGAATTGGCAAACAATATgcctttgctgttgttgttttgaaagaCAGACTTGTAATTTCAGCTCCTGCTTACCCAAAAAGACAGGAGAAGAATAAAGACAATGATAATAAGCACAGTGAGGAATTTCTAATTGAAAaactttgtacattttttcaaaagtatagaaaaaatgtggaaaatatttatatttatacaacCAACAGCCCatgtttgaaaagagaaaaaaaacatcttatcTCTTGCATGTTCAAACTTTTACATAAATCCTGTGAATGGCTAACTGAATATGGGTTTCTCACCACTGTGATATTCTCAGAGTTTTATGGATTTAGTGGctcaaattattttcaaaaggCTGACATTTCAGATATTTTGGATGGCTATTCCAATAAATGCCAAGGCGACTCCTTTGTATTAAACTACGAggattttaataaattaaaaccaGGAGATATTAGGACAGTCTTGGACATTGAACCCAAGCATAGAAAGCAGCAATTGGATGTTGTGAACTCTGCTCTCAAAGAAATtaagagtgaaacaaaaaactTGTGTCTGATAAATGAAGAATATTTGAACCATGGAAAGAAAATTATCCAAGATAAAATGCATAACCAACCAGAAAAGACAATTAATACTCTGATTGGGGAATGGAATAAAATGGTAGATAGAAGTTTTGAGGAATATCAAAGAAAACAGATCACATCAGATTTCAATACTGCAGTGGTTCATGTTTTTGAGAAAGAGCTGAAGTCATCATTTGGGAGCAACTGCCCTTTACAGCTTTACCACCTTGTGTCCAGAAGTGAGAATATACTgaattga
- the LOC124068033 gene encoding uncharacterized protein LOC124068033 isoform X1, producing the protein MEQEGSRQQIPEMPEREEMASSNSIELQPISSQRKKDQQEKNHHSGCKNTYLVLYLEMLLKEPQSPDLLNTSQYGNISGSIDLKNVIICDISDQLHDWHDIDININLNLDLPTNQSDKNSSDLLSTSSTTKFEIKYQELKKHFGQNIPHPERGKQYDDIMSLHTKKKLGVHQVVAGPLLLYLVNHYRKKHKGIGKQYAFAVVVLKDRLVISAPAYPKRQEKNKDNDNKHSEEFLIEKLCTFFQKYRKNVENIYIYTTNSPCLKREKKHLISCMFKLLHKSCEWLTEYGFLTTVIFSEFYGFSGSNYFQKADISDILDGYSNKCQGDSFVLNYEDFNKLKPGDIRTVLDIEPKHRKQQLDVVNSALKEIKSETKNLCLINEEYLNHGKKIIQDKMHNQPEKTINTLIGEWNKMVDRSFEEYQRKQITSDFNTAVVHVFEKELKSSFGSNCPLQLYHLVSRSENILN; encoded by the exons ATGGAG CAGGAGGGCAGCAGGCAACAAATTCCAGAAATgcctgagagagaagagatggcATCAAGCAATTCGATCGAGCTACAACCTATCTCATCTCAAAG GAAAAAGGACCAGCAGGAGAAGAACCATCACTCTGGCTGCAAGAACACTTATCTAGTTTTGTATTTGGAAATGTTACTTAAAGAGCCTCAGTCACCTGACTTGCTCAATACAAGTCAATATGGAAATATTAGTGGTTCAATCgatttgaaaaatgtcataattTGTGACATCTCAGACCAGTTACATGACTGGCATGATATAGATATTAACATAAATCTAAATTTAGACTTACCTACAAATCAATCAGACAAAAACTCAAGTGATCTACTTTCAACATCAAGCAcaacaaaatttgaaataaaatatcaggAGTTGAAAAAGCATTTTGGACAAAATATACCACATCCTGAGAGGGGTAAGCAGTATGATGACATAATGTCtttgcatacaaaaaaaaaattaggagTACATCAAGTCGTTGCAGGACCGCTCTTGCTTTATCTCGTAAATCACTACCGTAAGAAACACAAAGGAATTGGCAAACAATATgcctttgctgttgttgttttgaaagaCAGACTTGTAATTTCAGCTCCTGCTTACCCAAAAAGACAGGAGAAGAATAAAGACAATGATAATAAGCACAGTGAGGAATTTCTAATTGAAAaactttgtacattttttcaaaagtatagaaaaaatgtggaaaatatttatatttatacaacCAACAGCCCatgtttgaaaagagaaaaaaaacatcttatcTCTTGCATGTTCAAACTTTTACATAAATCCTGTGAATGGCTAACTGAATATGGGTTTCTCACCACTGTGATATTCTCAGAGTTTTATGGATTTAGTGGctcaaattattttcaaaaggCTGACATTTCAGATATTTTGGATGGCTATTCCAATAAATGCCAAGGCGACTCCTTTGTATTAAACTACGAggattttaataaattaaaaccaGGAGATATTAGGACAGTCTTGGACATTGAACCCAAGCATAGAAAGCAGCAATTGGATGTTGTGAACTCTGCTCTCAAAGAAATtaagagtgaaacaaaaaactTGTGTCTGATAAATGAAGAATATTTGAACCATGGAAAGAAAATTATCCAAGATAAAATGCATAACCAACCAGAAAAGACAATTAATACTCTGATTGGGGAATGGAATAAAATGGTAGATAGAAGTTTTGAGGAATATCAAAGAAAACAGATCACATCAGATTTCAATACTGCAGTGGTTCATGTTTTTGAGAAAGAGCTGAAGTCATCATTTGGGAGCAACTGCCCTTTACAGCTTTACCACCTTGTGTCCAGAAGTGAGAATATACTgaattga
- the LOC124068033 gene encoding uncharacterized protein LOC124068033 isoform X2 has product MEEGSRQQIPEMPEREEMASSNSIELQPISSQRKKDQQEKNHHSGCKNTYLVLYLEMLLKEPQSPDLLNTSQYGNISGSIDLKNVIICDISDQLHDWHDIDININLNLDLPTNQSDKNSSDLLSTSSTTKFEIKYQELKKHFGQNIPHPERGKQYDDIMSLHTKKKLGVHQVVAGPLLLYLVNHYRKKHKGIGKQYAFAVVVLKDRLVISAPAYPKRQEKNKDNDNKHSEEFLIEKLCTFFQKYRKNVENIYIYTTNSPCLKREKKHLISCMFKLLHKSCEWLTEYGFLTTVIFSEFYGFSGSNYFQKADISDILDGYSNKCQGDSFVLNYEDFNKLKPGDIRTVLDIEPKHRKQQLDVVNSALKEIKSETKNLCLINEEYLNHGKKIIQDKMHNQPEKTINTLIGEWNKMVDRSFEEYQRKQITSDFNTAVVHVFEKELKSSFGSNCPLQLYHLVSRSENILN; this is encoded by the exons ATGGAG GAGGGCAGCAGGCAACAAATTCCAGAAATgcctgagagagaagagatggcATCAAGCAATTCGATCGAGCTACAACCTATCTCATCTCAAAG GAAAAAGGACCAGCAGGAGAAGAACCATCACTCTGGCTGCAAGAACACTTATCTAGTTTTGTATTTGGAAATGTTACTTAAAGAGCCTCAGTCACCTGACTTGCTCAATACAAGTCAATATGGAAATATTAGTGGTTCAATCgatttgaaaaatgtcataattTGTGACATCTCAGACCAGTTACATGACTGGCATGATATAGATATTAACATAAATCTAAATTTAGACTTACCTACAAATCAATCAGACAAAAACTCAAGTGATCTACTTTCAACATCAAGCAcaacaaaatttgaaataaaatatcaggAGTTGAAAAAGCATTTTGGACAAAATATACCACATCCTGAGAGGGGTAAGCAGTATGATGACATAATGTCtttgcatacaaaaaaaaaattaggagTACATCAAGTCGTTGCAGGACCGCTCTTGCTTTATCTCGTAAATCACTACCGTAAGAAACACAAAGGAATTGGCAAACAATATgcctttgctgttgttgttttgaaagaCAGACTTGTAATTTCAGCTCCTGCTTACCCAAAAAGACAGGAGAAGAATAAAGACAATGATAATAAGCACAGTGAGGAATTTCTAATTGAAAaactttgtacattttttcaaaagtatagaaaaaatgtggaaaatatttatatttatacaacCAACAGCCCatgtttgaaaagagaaaaaaaacatcttatcTCTTGCATGTTCAAACTTTTACATAAATCCTGTGAATGGCTAACTGAATATGGGTTTCTCACCACTGTGATATTCTCAGAGTTTTATGGATTTAGTGGctcaaattattttcaaaaggCTGACATTTCAGATATTTTGGATGGCTATTCCAATAAATGCCAAGGCGACTCCTTTGTATTAAACTACGAggattttaataaattaaaaccaGGAGATATTAGGACAGTCTTGGACATTGAACCCAAGCATAGAAAGCAGCAATTGGATGTTGTGAACTCTGCTCTCAAAGAAATtaagagtgaaacaaaaaactTGTGTCTGATAAATGAAGAATATTTGAACCATGGAAAGAAAATTATCCAAGATAAAATGCATAACCAACCAGAAAAGACAATTAATACTCTGATTGGGGAATGGAATAAAATGGTAGATAGAAGTTTTGAGGAATATCAAAGAAAACAGATCACATCAGATTTCAATACTGCAGTGGTTCATGTTTTTGAGAAAGAGCTGAAGTCATCATTTGGGAGCAACTGCCCTTTACAGCTTTACCACCTTGTGTCCAGAAGTGAGAATATACTgaattga